Below is a genomic region from Gammaproteobacteria bacterium.
TTTTTAAGGTCGGTTAGAATATCGATACAGCGCGTCCGGCATGACCTCAATCTACCTAGGCGCCGGCGCGAACGGTCGCTTCGTTGGGTAATGAAAACGTGCTTCGCTGGCAGCAAAAAATGTAGACTACGAATCGCAACTTGCTTTGTCGACCGACCCGTAAAGCCGCAAATTGATGCGGACACATGGCGGCCTGCTGGCCGCTTCAGGTCGCCGGCGAACGGCAGGCATAACGATATGCCATACGGACGACAGGATCCCGTAAGGCCGGGCTTGCATATTGCACCAGCTTTGCTTGCGAGTGAACATTCCAGTGAAAGGTAATGAGTCAGAAATACACCGTACATATCATGGCCGTCGTGCGGGTGCCGGTAAAGGTTTCGGCATCGACGCAACAGGAAGCGATAAAGCTTGTCCAGAACAACGTCAAGCTGTCGCAGGTGCTCAACGACGCAAATAGCGGTGCGGCGTTTACCGATGAGATCATCGAATACATCGTCGATGAATCGAACGACCCGCTGCACGAGCGTACCCGCCGCTACTCCGCCAAGCGCCTTATTCGTCGACCGCGAGGATAGACCATGGGGGCGGCGCGCCCAGCCGTTCACAGCCGCGCAATCGGCCTTGCATACCTGTTGCTGCGGAGTCGGCGATTATGAGCCACGCAACGATGGTGCGGCTGGCCGGACTCGAACCGGCACGGCCTTACGGCCTCCAGATTTTAAGTCTGGTACGTCTACCTATTCCGTCACAGCCGCAGCGCAATAAATACTAGCGTCGTTTCCTGCGCCGTTGCACTTGCCGATTTCATCAACTGCGCGAGGGGCTGAGTGAGTGTGGAGCCCGGGACCACACTGGAATCAGCCTCGTAACCGCTTGAATTTGTAGTGGACTGCACAATCATATCACCGCATTACCTAATACTCGAACACCGCACGTGCCCTAATAATTGAAAAAGTGGACGACTTCAACCGTAAATATAGTGAGGGTCGGAGTTGTGAAATGGAAAGACTACCAAGACAGAGTTACACCTAAGAATACTGCGAGCAGGCGGTGAAGCTGGTGTCAGAGGAGAAGATGACGATTCAAAGGAGCGGCGCGACGCTTGGCGATGTCCGCAAAGACGCTGGCGAACTGGATGCATAAGGCGCGTCATGGTCAGTTGGCCGAGGTGGGTGACGCACGCAAGCCGGTAACCGATCTGGACGAAGAGGTATCGCGCTTGAAGCGCGGTGTATGCCGCATCAAACGGCTGCGGCGCAGGTTCAAGGCGACGACGCATTCCGATCATCACTTGCCAGTCGCGCCGAATCTGCTGCCGACCGGGCTATCTATCACCAGCGGCATATGCATAGCAGTACTACAGGACGCAACAGTCAGCATAATGCGATTCATGGCGCCCACATTTGACGACCGAGGTCAAACCGAGGTCAACTTGAGGAACCGGAATTCTTCGGGCTCAACACCCTCATTGCAGAAGAGCCACTCCCAATACACATGTAGCCGCCTCGCGTATTTGACGCAGCGCCTGCCATTGGTCGGCTCGCATTGTCTCTGCAACCACCGCCGTATCGCGCGCTCGGTTGATTCGCAGAGTTTTGCGAGCTAAGGCATGGTAATCCATCCCGTTGACAAACGTATGCGAGTCGCTGGGCAAAGGTCGCAGACGGCATGTTCAGGCACTCATCCGTTGACAGCAGCCGCATCAACACAGCCAGCACGCCTACACCCGCGACGATCAGGCCGCCTAGACGTAGCGTGATGCGCGATTCCAGTTCCTTCAAGTCTTGCTTGGTCGCAAGATTCGTATCGATTACTGATCGTAAAGCTTCCGCTTGCGCTTCGGCTTGGTCTTCGGTGAAGCCGGCTTCTTGCAGCTTTCCCGCGTAGGCGAGCGTGTCAAAATTGGTTGCGGTCATTGCTTCGTGCTCATCGCTTGCGGCCTCTCACGGCCTGCTTAACGCGCTCGAGCATGGTATTCGTCACCTTGCTTGAAGTTCCGGCCTTCGATGCGGCTCACGTGGCCTTGACTCACGCCTAGCCGCTCGGCCAATTGTTCCTGCCTCAAGTCTGCCTCGACGCACAGCACGCGGATCGGGTTACGGATGAAGTCGCCGACCGCGAACGGGATCAATCCATGGTCGGGGCCGTTTTCTTGTCCGGCCAGTGCCGCGTAATCCGCACAGCACAGCACGCCGAAGGTCGGCTTGCCGTTCCCGTAAATGATCTGAACCTCCTCGTTCATCGGTAAAAAACCTCGCGCAGGTGGCCGATGCGGATAACTTGAATCACGCGCGCTTGATCGTCGCGATTGTACTTCACGCGGTAGCTGCCTACCCGCAACCGTAGCTGCGCGTCCGCATCGTTCGTCAATGTCGTGATGTTCAGGCCGGGATCGCATGGGTTCGCGCCTAACAGTCCGATATGCTCGGCGGTGCACACGCGCGCCGGGTAATCTCGATGCGATACCGACTCACAGGTCATGTTATGACTTATTATCACTGGCGGCTAGCTCGGTCGTTCGGCTCTGGTTTTAAGTAGCCGCCTACTTAGGCTTTGGCGTTGCGCAAGGTAGCGTCAGTCAATGGCGTTTGGGGTAGTGCCTCATAGGGCGGACCTCTTAATCCCCAAATACTACCCCACGTGTTGCGGATGTGTACGGACGCCATGAGACACGGTTAGACAAACAGACTTCAAAAAACCATTTTTTCAATGGTGTATGGACTTGATAGGACCTGGCTGTATGATGATATGGAGGCTGGGACCGGAATCGAACCGACGTACACGGCTTTGCAGGCCGCTGCATGACCACTCTGCCACCCAGCCGCAGGACACGAATCATAGCATCGTGAAGATATGCGGACATCCCGAACCGCAAACGAAAAGCCCCGGTTGAACCGGGGCCTTCAAATCAATCTGGAGCGGGAAACGAGATTCGAACTCGCGACCCCAACCTTGGCAAGGTTGTGCTCTACCACTGAGCTATTCCCGCATGAGTCACGCATTTTAGATATCGGCGGTTCCCTGTCAAGCAATCGTCAACCGACGTTCAGCGTGCGCCATGCGGCGCGCAGGTAAAAAACCATTGACCACAAGGTGAGGCCGGCAGCGATATACATGAGTGCTACGCCGATGGCGTGCGTGGGCAAACCGAACAGCGGGTAGTGATACAGCAGCAACAGCAGCGCGATGATCTGGCACGTGGTCTTGATTTTTCCGATGAACGATACGGCCACAATGCCGCGCTGGCCCAGTTCCGCCATGTATTCGCGCAACGCGGAGACGGCGATCTCGCGCCCGGTGATGACGATCGCCGGGACCGCCAGCCACACGGTACCGTGCCTGCTCACCAGCATCACAAGCGCTGCGACCACCATGAGTTTGTCCGCCACCGGATCGAGAAACGCCCCGAACGCGGAGATCTGCCGCCAGCGGCGCGCGAGATATCCGTCCAGCCAGTCGGTAATGCCAGCCAGTGCGAATAACGCCGCGCTCGCCGGGTAAGCCCACCCATAGGGTAAATAAAATACCAGCACAAACAGCGGAATCAGAGCAATCCGCAACAAAGTGAGAACGATCGGAATATTGATGGTAACGCGGTGCAGTTTTACCGCCGCGGCGGCAAGCGACGCTTTGCCGGGCAACTCGCCGTCAATACGCATGGAGGGCATCGTATATCTCTTGTGCCGTACCCGCACTGATGCCGGGCACCTTGGTGAGATCCTCGATTCCGGCCCGGCTTATGCCGCGCATGCCGCCGAAATACTTCAGCAGATTCTGCCGCCGTTTGGGTCCCAGGCCGTGGATCTGTTCGAGCGGCGACTGGGTGCGGCTTTTCGCGCGGCGCTGACGATGGCCGGTGATCGCAAAACGATGCGCCTCATCGC
It encodes:
- a CDS encoding helix-turn-helix transcriptional regulator, with protein sequence MNEEVQIIYGNGKPTFGVLCCADYAALAGQENGPDHGLIPFAVGDFIRNPIRVLCVEADLRQEQLAERLGVSQGHVSRIEGRNFKQGDEYHARAR
- a CDS encoding type II toxin-antitoxin system RelE/ParE family toxin, with translation MTCESVSHRDYPARVCTAEHIGLLGANPCDPGLNITTLTNDADAQLRLRVGSYRVKYNRDDQARVIQVIRIGHLREVFYR
- the pgsA gene encoding CDP-diacylglycerol--glycerol-3-phosphate 3-phosphatidyltransferase; translated protein: MRIDGELPGKASLAAAAVKLHRVTINIPIVLTLLRIALIPLFVLVFYLPYGWAYPASAALFALAGITDWLDGYLARRWRQISAFGAFLDPVADKLMVVAALVMLVSRHGTVWLAVPAIVITGREIAVSALREYMAELGQRGIVAVSFIGKIKTTCQIIALLLLLYHYPLFGLPTHAIGVALMYIAAGLTLWSMVFYLRAAWRTLNVG